A part of Streptomyces sp. NBC_01210 genomic DNA contains:
- a CDS encoding AIR synthase related protein — MQLTVFLSFENHQKNRAVWLGRELAASGFRVIMEDDFGASSPRVEMANAIQDCDLVVALVTSAYAHARATQRELDFAEAFGKKVVAVFTGLSSRSAPAKSYTAYRRLEISETWEDTDAQWRQVHELLVRLLHQEVQASPPSRPSPRNNPSGVPLENAVLLYDIEDRALADLIIQARPGWRRKGGPGEANATEIPHVLLWTVASAETYSLGRKELEHAAAESPVYLAVAGDAPPPAPELDAPSFSVNEFIPQARRVASRPGRKAAPQSRVAKLNEQVLAANDRTPINVLVDRLCCSPRVAELAAEAYRIAVSELNAGDHLRLSAVYNQALALRFRGDWRQAVELIHNELLATPSDLTAQAENLRLHLTLERMSLEYELGDRRSAGIEQEITNLQLEFRAAGELPGYVQTGRVLGNVLRERGSFDAGERVIQRTIGVAEYLAESTDGSYGDLVLADCLRELAQLYVARMDFTRARSSLKDAKQLLAVRSEERHGAARYLSAVLMYVDATIDDRDGTHTHADPPTERAHSALEILSGFENPIRLATIYDWLGRAWTRHVPSRRENLTRAEEYLRKALRMREVHGHSYTLGLSHLSLGGLYEVLGNMERALDSYELGRQVFNQRGLRPALARAHAALARGYFRMSRSPDDDAGTLYREHLEHADRLYQEIRLAKEGMELRFELEHSGRRAMNEVPDNTPLISVGEYHFHKWIREHTATHGPELDRNFSLTVGIGDDAAVVSFDGAANGQGLVYTTDSAPGSLAEPGKSPEYVGRFTVVQTLADIISMGAQPVGLLLNLFLSRSVSVGYARRLIEAVVREAARYGVAVIGGDAKERSEQSVGCVGIGYVDKSRILTRNSVRQGHAIGITLASSPTGGCRPIGTRWAQELVEYYRMDRSGVMRDFPQLRKVVDPKAKYELLYLPDRVMASAVRTGLMKSAMDTSDGVLACLEILGRESSVGFELDEAAISDIIGDEARTLAGILGLPTGLFLFSAGHDWEVVFACEEADFAALAAAVEHDLRGNGRVVRIGTAVQRTEQDESGVRIRRTNGEERLLQYYTDEKFVPRRYQDRPSQWLTFANRFAPDDLSGVE; from the coding sequence ATGCAGCTCACCGTTTTCCTCAGCTTTGAGAACCACCAGAAGAACCGGGCTGTGTGGCTCGGCCGAGAGCTCGCCGCATCCGGCTTCCGGGTCATCATGGAGGACGATTTCGGGGCCAGTTCACCGCGCGTGGAAATGGCCAACGCCATTCAGGACTGCGACCTCGTCGTGGCCCTGGTCACCAGCGCCTACGCCCACGCACGGGCCACGCAACGGGAGCTCGACTTCGCCGAGGCGTTCGGCAAGAAGGTCGTCGCGGTCTTCACCGGGCTGTCGTCCCGCAGTGCACCGGCCAAGTCGTACACGGCGTACCGCCGCCTGGAGATCAGCGAGACCTGGGAGGACACCGACGCCCAGTGGCGTCAGGTCCACGAGCTGCTCGTACGGCTGCTGCATCAAGAGGTGCAGGCCTCGCCGCCCTCAAGGCCGAGCCCGCGGAACAATCCATCCGGTGTCCCCCTGGAGAACGCGGTCCTGCTGTACGACATCGAGGACAGAGCGCTGGCCGACCTCATTATTCAGGCGCGGCCCGGATGGCGGAGGAAAGGTGGACCGGGCGAGGCGAATGCCACGGAAATCCCGCACGTTCTCCTGTGGACAGTCGCGTCGGCCGAAACCTACAGCCTGGGACGCAAGGAACTGGAGCATGCCGCTGCCGAGTCTCCGGTGTATCTCGCAGTCGCCGGAGACGCTCCCCCTCCCGCTCCCGAGCTGGACGCGCCCTCGTTCTCGGTGAACGAATTCATCCCCCAGGCCCGCAGGGTGGCGAGCCGGCCCGGGCGGAAAGCCGCTCCCCAGTCCCGGGTGGCCAAGCTGAACGAGCAGGTGCTTGCCGCCAACGACAGAACGCCGATCAATGTGCTGGTCGACCGTCTCTGTTGCTCGCCCCGAGTCGCCGAACTGGCCGCTGAGGCCTACCGAATCGCTGTGAGTGAGCTCAATGCGGGCGACCATCTGAGGCTCTCCGCGGTCTACAACCAGGCGCTCGCTCTCAGATTCCGCGGCGACTGGCGGCAGGCCGTCGAATTGATCCACAACGAGCTGCTGGCCACACCCTCCGATCTGACCGCACAGGCGGAGAACCTTCGGCTGCATCTCACGCTCGAGCGAATGTCACTCGAATACGAGCTGGGCGACCGGCGGTCGGCCGGTATCGAGCAGGAGATCACGAATCTGCAGCTGGAGTTCCGGGCCGCCGGCGAGTTGCCCGGCTATGTGCAGACCGGCCGTGTCCTCGGGAACGTGCTCCGCGAGCGCGGCAGTTTCGACGCCGGTGAGCGCGTGATCCAGCGCACGATCGGCGTCGCGGAGTATCTCGCGGAATCCACCGACGGCAGCTACGGCGACCTGGTGCTCGCAGACTGCCTGCGGGAGCTGGCGCAGCTGTATGTGGCACGGATGGACTTCACCCGAGCCCGCAGCAGCCTCAAGGACGCCAAACAGCTGCTTGCCGTCCGGAGCGAGGAGAGGCATGGAGCGGCGCGCTATCTCTCGGCCGTGCTGATGTACGTCGACGCGACGATCGACGACCGCGACGGGACGCACACCCATGCAGACCCGCCGACCGAGCGTGCTCACAGCGCGCTGGAGATCCTTTCCGGCTTCGAGAACCCGATCCGGCTGGCAACGATCTACGACTGGCTGGGCCGGGCCTGGACCCGGCATGTCCCCAGCAGGCGCGAGAACTTGACGCGCGCGGAAGAGTATCTGCGCAAGGCGCTGCGCATGCGCGAGGTCCACGGACACAGCTACACCCTCGGTCTCTCCCATCTGTCCCTCGGCGGGCTGTACGAAGTGCTGGGGAACATGGAGCGGGCGCTCGACAGCTATGAGCTCGGCCGTCAGGTCTTCAACCAGCGGGGCCTCCGACCGGCTCTGGCAAGGGCGCATGCGGCCCTGGCCCGCGGCTACTTCCGGATGTCCCGCAGTCCGGACGACGACGCCGGGACCCTGTACCGCGAGCATCTGGAACACGCGGACAGGCTCTATCAGGAGATCCGGCTCGCCAAAGAAGGCATGGAGTTGCGCTTCGAATTGGAGCACAGCGGCCGTCGGGCCATGAACGAGGTTCCGGACAACACCCCACTCATCTCCGTCGGCGAGTACCACTTCCACAAGTGGATCCGCGAGCACACCGCTACGCACGGCCCGGAGCTGGACCGCAATTTCAGCCTCACCGTAGGCATCGGTGACGACGCCGCGGTCGTGTCGTTCGACGGAGCGGCCAACGGTCAAGGCCTTGTGTACACAACGGACTCCGCTCCGGGATCGCTGGCCGAACCCGGCAAGTCACCCGAGTACGTGGGCCGTTTCACGGTGGTCCAGACGCTGGCCGACATCATTTCCATGGGTGCCCAGCCGGTCGGGCTGCTCCTCAATCTCTTCCTGTCGCGTTCGGTCTCGGTCGGCTATGCCCGGCGTCTGATCGAGGCTGTGGTGCGCGAGGCGGCTCGCTACGGCGTCGCCGTCATCGGGGGAGATGCCAAGGAGCGCAGCGAGCAGTCGGTGGGCTGCGTGGGCATCGGATACGTCGACAAGTCCCGTATTCTCACCAGGAATTCAGTGCGCCAGGGGCATGCCATCGGCATCACACTCGCTTCCAGCCCCACCGGCGGGTGCCGCCCGATCGGCACTCGATGGGCTCAGGAGCTGGTCGAGTACTACCGTATGGACCGCTCCGGCGTCATGCGTGACTTCCCCCAGCTGCGGAAAGTCGTCGACCCCAAGGCGAAGTACGAGCTGCTGTATCTGCCGGACAGAGTCATGGCAAGCGCCGTACGCACCGGCCTCATGAAGTCCGCCATGGACACAAGCGACGGTGTACTGGCCTGCCTGGAAATTCTCGGGCGGGAGAGCAGTGTGGGCTTCGAACTCGACGAGGCCGCAATCTCCGACATCATCGGCGACGAGGCACGCACGCTCGCCGGCATCCTCGGTCTCCCGACGGGACTGTTCCTGTTCAGTGCCGGTCATGACTGGGAAGTGGTCTTCGCCTGCGAGGAAGCAGATTTCGCAGCCCTGGCGGCGGCTGTCGAGCACGATCTGCGGGGGAACGGCCGAGTGGTCCGCATCGGCACAGCGGTGCAGCGCACCGAGCAGGACGAAAGCGGTGTTCGCATTCGGCGGACGAATGGCGAAGAGCGATTGCTGCAGTACTACACGGACGAGAAGTTTGTCCCTCGCAGATATCAGGATCGCCCTTCCCAGTGGCTGACTTTCGCCAATAGATTCGCGCCGGATGACCTGTCCGGCGTCGAATGA
- a CDS encoding Gfo/Idh/MocA family protein, with product MAVVGCGRRFGTAILPVLKECEAQLVAVIDPSRHARDSVISGLLGQPTPVTSEELSATVLRDSRPDMVVVASPSGLHFEHAWMALASGMMTFVEKPLARCAEEADRLRSMSGRRLAVSEQRVHRTDLKFVRECISSGGIGRVTKIIYHDTVAPVPSFGKSWRNDLLLAGGGVLFDLGYHTINTLQWLLDSSCHDLVPRFVRLGRGKFSVEDSARISCTGQEMELRLRIGLDAVCPGEYLLIEGTRASVRVRRERLDGSISLVAVHTPKSGTRITRHHLDNAHDTPFSEGLHGRKNI from the coding sequence GTGGCTGTGGTCGGGTGCGGCCGAAGGTTCGGAACTGCGATACTTCCCGTCCTCAAGGAGTGCGAGGCCCAACTCGTAGCCGTCATCGATCCAAGCCGTCATGCGCGCGACAGCGTGATTTCCGGTCTTCTCGGGCAACCCACTCCGGTGACGTCCGAAGAATTGTCGGCGACTGTCCTGCGCGACAGCAGGCCGGACATGGTTGTCGTGGCCTCCCCCAGCGGACTCCATTTCGAGCACGCCTGGATGGCGCTTGCATCGGGAATGATGACATTCGTGGAAAAACCTCTGGCGCGCTGTGCGGAGGAGGCGGACCGACTGAGAAGCATGAGCGGAAGAAGGCTCGCCGTCTCGGAGCAGCGAGTGCACCGCACAGATCTCAAGTTCGTACGGGAGTGCATTTCGTCCGGCGGCATCGGCAGAGTCACGAAGATCATCTATCACGATACCGTGGCTCCCGTTCCTTCGTTCGGCAAGAGCTGGCGCAACGATCTGCTGCTGGCGGGCGGAGGAGTTCTATTCGATCTCGGGTATCACACGATCAATACGCTGCAGTGGCTCCTGGACAGCAGCTGTCACGACCTCGTGCCGCGCTTCGTTCGTCTCGGCCGGGGGAAATTCTCGGTCGAGGACAGTGCCCGCATATCCTGCACGGGTCAGGAAATGGAACTGCGGTTGCGCATCGGTCTCGATGCGGTATGTCCGGGCGAGTATCTCCTGATCGAGGGAACAAGAGCCTCCGTGCGGGTCAGAAGGGAACGTCTGGACGGCTCCATATCACTGGTCGCCGTGCACACCCCGAAATCCGGAACGCGCATCACCCGTCACCACCTCGACAACGCGCACGACACCCCGTTCTCTGAGGGACTTCATGGCCGGAAAAATATCTGA
- a CDS encoding AEC family transporter, translated as MLAGFLPIWAITAVGWAAGRFDVLGAQAQTVLGRFAFAFAMPALLFLTLSRSRVSELAGPGVAVFAASLVIVFGVGLLLGRWVFRRRQADRAIGAMAGAYVNSANLGIPIAVHVLDDASFVIAAALFQTLFITPVILVLIDLDVRRGARDRWGRILKLPLRNPIIAASAAGVTVAAAGWRLPAELTAPVQMLGGAAVPAALFALGMSLNARAQRPDAMGRTERRVLVALKIAVQPLLAYALARWGFGLDGHELFAVVLCAGLPTAQNAFIFASEYRLNTDLARDTVLLSTLLSMGSLSLIAWLLA; from the coding sequence ATGCTCGCCGGCTTCCTGCCCATCTGGGCGATCACCGCCGTCGGCTGGGCGGCGGGCCGGTTCGATGTGCTCGGCGCTCAGGCGCAGACCGTGCTGGGGCGATTCGCCTTCGCGTTCGCCATGCCGGCGTTGCTGTTCCTGACGCTGTCCAGGTCACGGGTGTCCGAGCTGGCCGGCCCGGGCGTGGCGGTGTTCGCGGCCAGCCTCGTCATCGTGTTCGGGGTGGGCCTGCTGCTTGGCCGGTGGGTCTTTCGCCGCCGCCAGGCCGACCGAGCCATAGGCGCGATGGCCGGGGCCTATGTCAACTCCGCCAATCTGGGCATCCCCATCGCCGTACACGTCCTGGACGACGCATCGTTCGTGATCGCGGCGGCGCTGTTCCAGACGCTGTTCATCACGCCGGTGATCCTGGTGCTCATAGATCTGGATGTACGGCGCGGAGCGCGCGACCGCTGGGGCCGCATCCTGAAGCTGCCCCTGCGAAATCCCATCATCGCGGCGTCGGCCGCCGGGGTGACGGTCGCCGCGGCGGGCTGGCGGCTGCCCGCCGAGCTGACCGCTCCGGTCCAGATGCTCGGCGGCGCGGCCGTGCCCGCCGCGCTGTTCGCCCTCGGGATGTCGCTGAACGCGCGGGCGCAGCGCCCCGACGCCATGGGCCGCACCGAACGGCGCGTGCTGGTCGCGCTCAAGATCGCCGTCCAGCCGCTGCTCGCCTATGCGCTCGCGCGCTGGGGCTTCGGTCTCGACGGGCACGAGCTGTTCGCCGTGGTGCTCTGCGCCGGTCTGCCGACGGCGCAGAACGCCTTCATCTTCGCTTCCGAGTACCGGCTGAACACTGATCTGGCCAGGGACACCGTCCTGCTGTCCACGCTGCTGTCGATGGGGTCGCTGTCGCTCATCGCCTGGCTGCTCGCGTGA
- a CDS encoding thiamine-phosphate kinase has product MNLLNYQEKTFIQEILGPLASTAQAGNFEDAVVLDLAKMTGQNDAPFLVYSMDQPYFIQQPDASLAPQRFYGRWIAGTTCNDIIAMGARCRGFSLALAAPPQTPADDIRSIALGINDVLTSIGSTYEGGNFHNGDMATVGFAWGTVPRHGIVRRSGARPGDRIVVTGELGFGWLEYQIRKNHLEHLIDDADKAKFRTYKSMPIGAASAVAAAAESECFTSGMDLSDGLIEFLYTVKTRNNVGCLIDADLLPVSAASRRNAPLLGRLGPSLGIVEKFPFLLSFDPGYDSPLRHAFTVRPEAFADASQHFSEHGYELHVIGEVTDDPAVLLKTDRNVCEIPPFWDDNLRQTTTMEAWSDFIKGLDLKG; this is encoded by the coding sequence ATGAATTTGCTGAACTATCAGGAGAAGACATTCATCCAGGAAATTTTGGGGCCGCTCGCCAGCACGGCCCAGGCAGGGAACTTCGAGGATGCGGTGGTGCTCGACCTGGCGAAGATGACCGGACAGAATGATGCCCCTTTTCTTGTCTATTCGATGGACCAGCCCTACTTCATCCAGCAGCCCGACGCCTCCCTTGCCCCCCAGCGCTTCTACGGCCGCTGGATCGCGGGCACCACCTGCAATGACATCATTGCCATGGGCGCCAGATGCCGCGGCTTCTCACTTGCTCTGGCGGCACCCCCTCAGACCCCCGCCGATGACATCCGGTCCATTGCCCTGGGCATCAACGATGTGCTGACGAGCATCGGCTCGACATACGAGGGGGGCAATTTCCACAACGGCGACATGGCGACCGTCGGGTTCGCCTGGGGAACCGTGCCCAGACACGGAATTGTCCGGCGGTCGGGTGCTCGTCCCGGCGACAGAATCGTCGTCACGGGCGAACTCGGTTTCGGCTGGCTCGAGTACCAGATCAGAAAGAATCACCTGGAGCATCTGATCGACGATGCGGACAAGGCGAAATTCCGCACCTACAAGTCGATGCCGATCGGTGCCGCATCGGCCGTCGCCGCAGCCGCCGAGAGTGAATGCTTCACCTCCGGCATGGACCTGAGCGACGGGCTGATCGAATTCCTGTACACCGTGAAAACCAGAAACAACGTCGGATGCCTGATCGACGCCGACCTCCTTCCGGTGTCTGCCGCGAGCCGGCGCAACGCCCCTCTTCTGGGCCGGCTCGGCCCGTCGCTCGGTATCGTCGAGAAGTTTCCGTTCCTCCTCTCCTTCGATCCGGGCTACGACTCCCCGCTGCGGCACGCGTTCACGGTTCGCCCCGAGGCCTTTGCCGACGCATCGCAGCACTTCAGCGAACACGGCTACGAACTGCATGTCATCGGTGAGGTGACCGATGACCCGGCCGTCCTGCTCAAGACGGACCGGAACGTCTGCGAAATTCCGCCGTTCTGGGACGACAACCTCCGTCAGACCACCACCATGGAAGCCTGGTCCGACTTCATCAAGGGACTCGACCTGAAGGGATGA
- a CDS encoding pirin family protein, producing MSNLDRQAALSVCGGRGFVVAEPVRELLSPRHVRLGESTEVRRLLPNLGRRMVGAWAFVDHYGPDDIADEPGMQVPPHPHMGLQTVSWLHEGEVLHRDSTGSLATIRPRELGLMTSGRAISHSEESPKPHAPFLHGAQLWVALPDAERNVEPQFQHHADLPTVSGPGLTATVILGQLDGALSPGTTYTPLVGADLALSRGAAASLPLDPDFEYAVLCMSGETHVDGVPVLPGSMLYLGCGRTELPLRAESDAGLMLLGGEPFEEEIVMWWNFIGRTNEEIAQARADWMTSSRFGEVKGYDGGRLPAPELPPVALKPRGRVR from the coding sequence ATGAGCAATCTCGATCGTCAGGCCGCCCTCTCCGTCTGCGGCGGTCGTGGCTTCGTCGTCGCCGAACCCGTCCGCGAACTCCTCAGCCCGCGCCATGTCCGGCTCGGCGAATCCACCGAGGTCCGCAGGCTGCTGCCCAACCTCGGCCGCCGCATGGTGGGAGCCTGGGCCTTCGTCGACCACTACGGCCCCGACGACATCGCCGACGAGCCCGGTATGCAGGTCCCGCCCCACCCGCACATGGGACTCCAGACCGTGAGCTGGCTCCACGAGGGCGAGGTGCTGCACCGCGACAGCACCGGCAGCCTGGCGACGATCCGACCGCGCGAACTCGGCCTGATGACCTCCGGCCGTGCGATCAGTCACTCCGAGGAGAGCCCCAAGCCGCACGCCCCCTTCCTGCACGGAGCCCAGCTCTGGGTCGCGCTCCCCGACGCCGAACGGAACGTCGAGCCGCAGTTCCAGCACCACGCGGACCTGCCGACCGTCAGCGGGCCCGGCCTGACCGCCACCGTCATCCTCGGTCAGCTCGACGGCGCCCTCTCGCCCGGCACCACCTACACCCCGCTCGTCGGCGCCGATCTGGCGCTCTCCCGGGGTGCGGCGGCGAGCCTGCCGCTGGACCCCGACTTCGAGTACGCCGTGCTCTGCATGTCCGGCGAGACGCATGTCGACGGCGTGCCCGTACTGCCAGGTTCGATGCTCTACCTCGGCTGCGGCCGCACCGAACTCCCCTTGCGCGCCGAATCCGACGCGGGCCTGATGCTCCTGGGCGGCGAGCCCTTCGAGGAGGAGATCGTCATGTGGTGGAACTTCATCGGGCGTACGAACGAGGAGATCGCGCAGGCGCGGGCGGACTGGATGACCAGCTCCCGCTTCGGCGAGGTGAAGGGCTACGACGGCGGCCGGCTGCCTGCTCCCGAGCTGCCCCCGGTGGCCCTGAAACCACGGGGAAGGGTGCGCTGA
- a CDS encoding tetratricopeptide repeat protein encodes MNETYYEFGTPAERWDRAQLFFDAKEYVTAARILAGLVAESPEKIAPRLLLARAYYHSARLRLAEAELRAVLELSPVEHYARLMLGRTLERQGRPRDAAPHLRMAAAMSGEPVPEAVEG; translated from the coding sequence GTGAACGAGACGTACTACGAGTTCGGCACCCCCGCGGAGCGGTGGGATCGTGCGCAGTTGTTCTTCGACGCCAAGGAGTACGTCACCGCGGCCCGCATTCTCGCCGGTCTGGTCGCCGAGTCGCCGGAGAAGATCGCGCCGCGTCTGCTGCTCGCCCGCGCCTACTACCACTCGGCACGGCTGCGCTTGGCGGAGGCCGAGCTGCGCGCCGTCCTGGAGCTCAGCCCCGTGGAGCACTACGCACGGCTGATGCTCGGCCGCACACTGGAGCGCCAGGGGCGCCCGCGGGACGCCGCACCGCATCTGCGGATGGCCGCGGCGATGTCCGGAGAGCCTGTGCCGGAGGCGGTCGAGGGGTAG
- a CDS encoding GNAT family N-acetyltransferase, with protein MLQASYELVLRPWETDDAPQVIEAFSDPEIQKWHMLKVTTEEHARQWIIARQRSWQRESGANWAITNAKTGDIVGRAGLRYIDLRAGRGDCTYWVLPPARGQDIAARALQELARWAFEDIGLHRVTVAHSTVNTASCRVATKAAFTFEGTMRSQTRHLDGWHDMHLHARIHSDKG; from the coding sequence GTGCTCCAGGCCTCGTACGAACTCGTGCTCCGGCCGTGGGAAACCGACGACGCTCCGCAGGTCATCGAGGCCTTCAGCGATCCCGAGATCCAGAAGTGGCACATGCTGAAAGTGACCACGGAGGAGCATGCCCGCCAGTGGATCATTGCCCGGCAGCGGAGTTGGCAGCGGGAGTCCGGGGCGAACTGGGCCATCACGAACGCGAAGACCGGGGATATCGTCGGCCGTGCCGGACTGCGTTACATCGATCTGCGCGCGGGACGAGGCGACTGTACCTACTGGGTCCTCCCGCCGGCCCGCGGGCAGGACATCGCGGCAAGGGCGCTTCAGGAACTCGCCCGATGGGCCTTCGAGGACATAGGGCTGCATCGGGTGACGGTGGCGCATTCCACCGTCAACACCGCGTCGTGCCGCGTTGCCACCAAGGCCGCGTTCACGTTCGAAGGCACGATGCGCAGTCAGACGAGACACCTGGACGGCTGGCACGACATGCACCTGCACGCACGCATTCACAGCGACAAGGGCTGA